One genomic window of Salvia miltiorrhiza cultivar Shanhuang (shh) chromosome 4, IMPLAD_Smil_shh, whole genome shotgun sequence includes the following:
- the LOC131019942 gene encoding probable boron transporter 2 isoform X1: MEETFVPFRGIKNDLKGRLLCYKQDWSSGIGAGIRILAPTTYIFFASAIPVISFGVQLERNTNGTLTAVQTLASTAICGVIHSVIGGQPLLILGVAEPTVLMYTFMFDFAKDRKDLGEKLFLAWTAWVCVWTSILLFLLAILGACSIINRFTRVAGELFGLLIAMLFMQQAIRGVVEEFGIPKRGNESATALLPSWRFGNGMFALVLSFGLLLTALRSRKARSWRYGAGWLRGFIADYGVPLMVLVWTGVSYIPANDVPKGIPRRLISPNPWSAGAYANWTVIKDMGELPLLYIIGAFIPATMIAVLYYFDHSVASQLAQQKEFNLKKPSSYHYDLLLLGLLVIICGLIGIPPANGVIPQSPMHTKSLATLKHQLLRNKLVSTARDSISKNANLSQLYRSMQEAYTEMQTPLVYQAPASMGLKELKDSTIQRASTSGYMDAPVDDAIFDVDKDVDDLLPVEVKEQRLSNLLQALMVAGCLAAMPLLKKIPTSVLWGYFAFMAIESLPGNQFWERILLLFTAPSRRYMVLEEYHATFVETVPFKTIALFTLFQTFYLLLCFGITWIPIAGVLFPLLIMLLVPVRQYLLPKFFKGAHLQDLDAAEYEEAPAISYNLSYDEQGNSINLDSGELLDEMITRSRGEIRHGRSPKVTSSTQSPLEEMKSVYSPRLPERLRSPHLSEIRSELSPRVGGREVDKRTPSPLGQTSRGSTSS, encoded by the exons ATGGAGGAAACGTTTGTTCCCTTTCGTGGGATTAAGAATGATCTCAAAGGAAGGCTTCTGTGCTACAAACAAGATTGGAGCAGCGGGATAGGCGCAGGTATCAG GATCTTGGCTCCAACAACATATATATTCTTTGCTTCCGCAATTCCTGTTATATCTTTCGGTGTGCAGCTGGAGAGAAACACTA ATGGAACTTTAACAGCAGTGCAAACACTTGCATCAACTGCAATTTGTGGTGTGATCCACTCTGTCATAGGTGGACAGCCACTACTTATACTTGGTGTAGCTGAGCCCACAGTTTTGATGTACACTTTCATGTTCGATTTTGCCAAAGATCGAAAAGATTTGGGGGAGAAGTTGTTCTTAGCCTGGACAGCATG GGTCTGTGTGTGGACATCCATTTTGCTTTTCTTGCTGGCTATCTTAGGTGCTTGCTCTATTATCAATCGGTTTACGCGTGTTGCTGGTGAATTGTTTGGTCTTTTAATCGCAATGCTCTTTATGCAGCAGGCAATTCGT GGAGTTGTGGAGGAGTTTGGCATTCCTAAGAGAGGAAACGAAAGTGCAACTGCTCTTTTACCTTCCTGGCGCTTTGGAAACGGAATGTTTGCTTTGGTGCTTTCGTTTGGCCTTCTTCTTACTGCATTGAGGAGTCGTAAGGCTAGATCCTGGCGCTATGGTGCAG GATGGCTTAGAGGATTTATCGCGGACTATGGTGTCCCATTAATGGTGCTTGTGTGGACTGGTGTGTCTTACATACCAGCTAATGATGTTCCAAAAGGGATACCGAGAAGGCTTATTAGCCCAAATCCGTGGTCAGCTGGTGCATACGCGAACTGGACAGTTATCAAG GACATGGGGGAGTTGCCATTACTTTATATCATTGGAGCATTTATACCTGCCACTATGATAGCTGTGCTATACTACTTTGATCATAGTGTTGCCTCTCAACTCGCGCAGCAGAAAGAGTTCAATCTAAAGAAGCCGTCTTCTTATCATTATGATCTCCTTCTCTTGGGACTATTG GTGATAATATGTGGTCTCATTGGCATTCCTCCTGCCAATGGAGTTATTCCGCAGTCCCCAATGCACACGAAAAGTTTGGCCACTCTGAAACATCAG CTTTTGAGGAACAAGCTCGTATCAACTGCTCGAGATAGCATCAGTAAAAACGCCAATCTATCTCAGCTGTATAGAAGCATGCAAGAAGCTTATACGGAGATGCAGACTCCACTCGTGTACCAAGCTCCAGCTTCTATG GGACTAAAGGAGCTGAAAGATTCAACCATTCAGCGCGCATCCACTAGTGGCTACATGGATGCGCCAGTTGATGACGCCATCTTTGATGTGGACAAGGATGTCGATGATCTTCTACCCGTGGAAGTTAAGGAGCAACGCCTCAGCAATCTGCTTCAGGCCTTAATGGTCGCAGGTTGTCTTGCCGCCATGCCTCTCTTGAAAAAGATCCCCACTTCAGTCCTCTGGGGCTACTTCGCCTTCATGGCAATTGAGAGCTTGCCAGGAAACCAGTTCTGGGAAAGAATCTTGCTGCTTTTCACAGCTCCAAGTCGAAGATACAT GGTGCTAGAGGAGTATCATGCGACCTTTGTGGAGACGGTGCCTTTCAAAACAATCGCGCTCTTCACGTTGTTTCAGACATTTTACTTACTCCTGTGCTTTGGAATAACGTGGATCCCCATAGCCGGCGTCCTCTTCCCGTTGCTGATCATGCTTCTCGTTCCGGTGCGCCAATATCTGCTTCCCAAGTTCTTCAAAGGAGCTCATCTGCAAGACTTGGATGCTGCAGAGTATGAAGAAGCCCCTGCCATAAGCTACAACTTATCCTATGAT GAACAAGGTAATAGCATCAATCTTGACAGTGGTGAGTTGTTAGACGAGATGATTACAAGAAGTCGTGGCGAGATACGCCATGGCCGTAGCCCAAAGGTCACAAGTTCGACTCAGTCGCCTCTCGAGGAAATGAAGTCCGTTTACAGTCCGCGGCTGCCAGAGAGGTTGAGAAGCCCGCATCTTAGTGAGATAAGATCGGAGTTGAGCCCGAGGGTGGGTGGTAGAGAAGTAGATAAGCGAACCCCGAGCCCTCTCGGGCAAACCAGCCGTGGATCAACGTCTTCTTGA
- the LOC131019942 gene encoding boron transporter 1-like isoform X2, protein MEETFVPFRGIKNDLKGRLLCYKQDWSSGIGAGIRILAPTTYIFFASAIPVISFGVQLERNTNGTLTAVQTLASTAICGVIHSVIGGQPLLILGVAEPTVLMYTFMFDFAKDRKDLGEKLFLAWTAWVCVWTSILLFLLAILGACSIINRFTRVAGELFGLLIAMLFMQQAIRGVVEEFGIPKRGNESATALLPSWRFGNGMFALVLSFGLLLTALRSRKARSWRYGAGWLRGFIADYGVPLMVLVWTGVSYIPANDVPKGIPRRLISPNPWSAGAYANWTVIKDMGELPLLYIIGAFIPATMIAVLYYFDHSVASQLAQQKEFNLKKPSSYHYDLLLLGLLVIICGLIGIPPANGVIPQSPMHTKSLATLKHQLLRNKLVSTARDSISKNANLSQLYRSMQEAYTEMQTPLVYQAPASMGLKELKDSTIQRASTSGYMDAPVDDAIFDVDKDVDDLLPVEVKEQRLSNLLQALMVAGCLAAMPLLKKIPTSVLWGYFAFMAIESLPGNQFWERILLLFTAPSRRYMVLEEYHATFVETVPFKTIALFTLFQTFYLLLCFGITWIPIAGVLFPLLIMLLVPVRQYLLPKFFKGAHLQDLDAAEYEEAPAISYNLSYDGASLNSWLLFMHSGTR, encoded by the exons ATGGAGGAAACGTTTGTTCCCTTTCGTGGGATTAAGAATGATCTCAAAGGAAGGCTTCTGTGCTACAAACAAGATTGGAGCAGCGGGATAGGCGCAGGTATCAG GATCTTGGCTCCAACAACATATATATTCTTTGCTTCCGCAATTCCTGTTATATCTTTCGGTGTGCAGCTGGAGAGAAACACTA ATGGAACTTTAACAGCAGTGCAAACACTTGCATCAACTGCAATTTGTGGTGTGATCCACTCTGTCATAGGTGGACAGCCACTACTTATACTTGGTGTAGCTGAGCCCACAGTTTTGATGTACACTTTCATGTTCGATTTTGCCAAAGATCGAAAAGATTTGGGGGAGAAGTTGTTCTTAGCCTGGACAGCATG GGTCTGTGTGTGGACATCCATTTTGCTTTTCTTGCTGGCTATCTTAGGTGCTTGCTCTATTATCAATCGGTTTACGCGTGTTGCTGGTGAATTGTTTGGTCTTTTAATCGCAATGCTCTTTATGCAGCAGGCAATTCGT GGAGTTGTGGAGGAGTTTGGCATTCCTAAGAGAGGAAACGAAAGTGCAACTGCTCTTTTACCTTCCTGGCGCTTTGGAAACGGAATGTTTGCTTTGGTGCTTTCGTTTGGCCTTCTTCTTACTGCATTGAGGAGTCGTAAGGCTAGATCCTGGCGCTATGGTGCAG GATGGCTTAGAGGATTTATCGCGGACTATGGTGTCCCATTAATGGTGCTTGTGTGGACTGGTGTGTCTTACATACCAGCTAATGATGTTCCAAAAGGGATACCGAGAAGGCTTATTAGCCCAAATCCGTGGTCAGCTGGTGCATACGCGAACTGGACAGTTATCAAG GACATGGGGGAGTTGCCATTACTTTATATCATTGGAGCATTTATACCTGCCACTATGATAGCTGTGCTATACTACTTTGATCATAGTGTTGCCTCTCAACTCGCGCAGCAGAAAGAGTTCAATCTAAAGAAGCCGTCTTCTTATCATTATGATCTCCTTCTCTTGGGACTATTG GTGATAATATGTGGTCTCATTGGCATTCCTCCTGCCAATGGAGTTATTCCGCAGTCCCCAATGCACACGAAAAGTTTGGCCACTCTGAAACATCAG CTTTTGAGGAACAAGCTCGTATCAACTGCTCGAGATAGCATCAGTAAAAACGCCAATCTATCTCAGCTGTATAGAAGCATGCAAGAAGCTTATACGGAGATGCAGACTCCACTCGTGTACCAAGCTCCAGCTTCTATG GGACTAAAGGAGCTGAAAGATTCAACCATTCAGCGCGCATCCACTAGTGGCTACATGGATGCGCCAGTTGATGACGCCATCTTTGATGTGGACAAGGATGTCGATGATCTTCTACCCGTGGAAGTTAAGGAGCAACGCCTCAGCAATCTGCTTCAGGCCTTAATGGTCGCAGGTTGTCTTGCCGCCATGCCTCTCTTGAAAAAGATCCCCACTTCAGTCCTCTGGGGCTACTTCGCCTTCATGGCAATTGAGAGCTTGCCAGGAAACCAGTTCTGGGAAAGAATCTTGCTGCTTTTCACAGCTCCAAGTCGAAGATACAT GGTGCTAGAGGAGTATCATGCGACCTTTGTGGAGACGGTGCCTTTCAAAACAATCGCGCTCTTCACGTTGTTTCAGACATTTTACTTACTCCTGTGCTTTGGAATAACGTGGATCCCCATAGCCGGCGTCCTCTTCCCGTTGCTGATCATGCTTCTCGTTCCGGTGCGCCAATATCTGCTTCCCAAGTTCTTCAAAGGAGCTCATCTGCAAGACTTGGATGCTGCAGAGTATGAAGAAGCCCCTGCCATAAGCTACAACTTATCCTATGAT GGAGCAAGTCTCAATTCATGGCTACTTTTTATGCATTCAGGAACAAGGTAA